One genomic segment of Ricinus communis isolate WT05 ecotype wild-type chromosome 5, ASM1957865v1, whole genome shotgun sequence includes these proteins:
- the LOC8277359 gene encoding uncharacterized protein At1g66480 has product MGNSLGGRKTVKVMKITGETFKLKTPVKAGEVVRDYPGHVLLESEAVKHYGTRAKPLEQHQDLVAKRLYFLVELPKPPTEKVPRRVRSGIQMSAKDRLENLMLARRSVSDLTIMKNSACSSSGIAPDQENETDSNGSITRVKMRLPKSEVEKLMKESKDDAEVAAKLMDLCISNDKEKIRSNHQSIAQNSGFLQQQQQVHRSSNHDQTITRKSVNAREKRRVSFVPVSEGEMQIAVASY; this is encoded by the exons ATGGGAAACAGTTTAGGAGGCAGAAAGACTGTCAAAGTCATGAAAATAACCGGCGAAACATTCAAGTTAAAGACGCCGGTGAAAGCAGGAGAAGTTGTTAGGGATTATCCAGGTCATGTTTTGTTAGAGTCTGAAGCAGTTAAGCATTATGGTACTAGAGCAAAACCATTAGAACAACATCAAGATTTGGTAGCGAAGAGGCTTTATTTTCTAGTAGAGTTACCTAAGCCACCAACTGAGAAAGTACCAAGAAGGGTCCGGTCAGGGATTCAAATGAGTGCTAAAGACAGGCTGGAGAATCTAATGTTGGCTCGAAGATCAGTGTCTGATCTTACTATAATGAAGAATAGTGCATGTTCTTCTAGCGGCATTGCACCCGATCAGGAAAATGAAACAGACAGTAATGGTTCAATAACGAGGGTGAAAATGAGGTTACCTAAGTCAGAAGTAGAGAAATTGATGAAAGAAAGTAAAGATGACGCTGAAGTAGCTGCAAAGCTTATGGATCTTTGCATTTCAAAtgataaagagaaaattagGTCTAATCATCAAAGTATTGCTCAAAATAGTGGATTCttgcagcagcagcaacaagTGCATAGGAGTAGTAACCATGATCAGACAATTACTAGAAAAAGTGTCAATGCACGTGAG AAACGTCGAGTGAGTTTCGTGCCAGTAAGTGAAGGAGAGATGCAAATAGCTGTGGCTTCTTATTGA
- the LOC8258179 gene encoding putative 1-phosphatidylinositol-3-phosphate 5-kinase FAB1C, giving the protein MGIPDTSLTDLLVKVKSWISWGASDLPSSSLSCELDQMPKMCCECNTNFTAGLCNGYNCRSCGRWLCVKCAVIEESQVVKSNGDHSEGIKSCKFCNGIPMRREGGRKSSEKVYPSDSPRESPEPPSPSYSGESVQSDRLSHYLESRDCGYSPLAVSSRSMTSFTAHNSSSRSDEEEAEDSGNHFYSPLSEYYHDVSDIDSSSVSARLEFYSCKSVGSSPLDSPSRIDFTSYRVGRPVQQRQEESPLSQHDSPFDQQTLAILRPDKGTEDPEIPDDYSDDVSMSPNQYYKSQKLLDFESNGSIWFPPPPEVENDEMESNFFTYDDDDDDIGDSGAFFSYTSSLSGMFPSKDKHNEGNKEPLRAVIHGHFRALVSQLLQGENIKICKEDGGEDWLDIITAIAWQAASFVKPDTSRGGSMDPGDYVKVKCIASGTPSDSTLVKGVVCTKNIKHKRMTTQYKNPRLLLLGGALEYQSVVNQLASFNTLVQQENDHIKMIMSKIEALRPNVVLVEKSVSPYAQEYLLAKEISLVLNVKKPLLERIARCTGAFISASIDKISTARLGHCELFRVERVSEQHETANQFNKKPSKTLMFFEGCPRRLGCTVLLRGTSREELKKVKHVVQYAVFAAYHLSLETSFLADEGASLPKTTLKHSIAIPERATADNAISLIPPTNCHAIADASTQDEEPVDLKSEHVGSKSFSNVSPLFPGSMDLANTCYNAFHDDLVSNVGYDLFTTNQSEDQNLPMVPPVTKGLAAEDLQDVIAQEERRLREAHESSKSERIDEDEVSSDYFSATDTHQSILVSFSSRCVLKGTVCERSRLLRIKFYGSFDKPLGRYLRDDLFDQTSYCRSCKEPAEAHVLCYTHQQGNLTINVRSLSSLKLPGERDGKIWMWHRCLRCAHIDGVPPATRRVVMSDAAWGLSFGKFLELSFSNHATANRVAPCGHSLQRDCLRFYGFGSMVAFFRYSPIDILNVYLPPPVLEFNGHIQQEWIKKEAAELLGNMEAFYAEISDVLDSMEQKSKSFGNELSDLNELQNHIVELKDQLRKERNHYNGILQVYIGGSSQLGQTPLDILELNSLRRALLVGSHVWDRQLYSLDSLLKTNSVIKAIHGDASNARLKELRSDTCKDCKPENGHVENACGYAKQEDPVGNGLLLEQNKNSLSFEQYIAEDSMSTLHHHNREEEAHSDGEITVNRTCFDDIPSKASTLSDRIDSAWTGTDQLLNKIQPPSASQIDGFQVGPVKQMSMCDNHPLKKMLAPVRVNSFDSALRIQERIRKGLPPSSLYLSTLKSFHASGDYRSMVRDPVLNAMRACSQTLPLEAQKLNLLPSSSSSFISSASHMTGGARLLLPPRGQNDIAIGVYDNDPASIVSYALSSKEYDDWVADKSNENQGSWGMNEHYKEESATSTLSTWQSFGSLDMDYIRYGSYGSEDPSSSIGTLFMDSKRSPHLAISFGDDSSTAAGKVKFSVTCYFAKQFDSLRKKCCPNEVDFVRSLSRCQRWSAQGGKSNVYFAKSLDERFIIKQVKKTELDSFEEFASEYFKYLTDSLSSRSPTCLAKVLGIYQVTVKHLKGGKEMKMDVMVMENLFFKRSIARVYDLKGSARSRYNPDTTGENKVLLDMNLVETLRTEPIFLGSKAKRSLERAIWNDTNFLASVDVMDYSLLVGVDHERKELVLGIIDFMRQYTWDKHLETWVKASGILGGPKNASPTIVSPIQYKKRFRKAMTSYFLTVPDQWSS; this is encoded by the exons ATGGGAATACCTGATACATCACTAACAGATCTATTAGTAAAGGTTAAGTCTTGGATATCTTGGGGTGCAAGTGATCTaccatcttcttctttatcttgTGAATTGGATCAGATGCCCAAAATGTGTTGTGAATGTAATACAAACTTTACCGCTGGTTTGTGCAATGGATACAATTGTCGAAGTTGTGGTAGGTGGTTGTGTGTCAAATGTGCTGTCATTGAGGAGTCCCAAGTTGTAAAAAGCAATGGTGATCATAGTGAGGGTATCAAATCCTGCAAGTTCTGTAATGGGATTCCTATGAGACGTGAAGGTGGGAGAAAGAGTAGCGAGAAAGTTTATCCTTCAGACTCTCCTAGGGAGAGCCCTGAGCCTCCATCCCCTTCTTACAGTGGTGAGTCAGTCCAGAGTGATCGTCTTTCCCACTATCTCGAATCCCGGGATTGTGGATATTCTCCCCTTGCAGTAAGTAGCAGGAGTATGACCTCGTTCACTGCTCATAACTCTTCAAGCAG GAGTGATGAAGAAGAGGCAGAGGATTCTGGGAATCACTTTTACAGCCCGTTGAGTGAATACTATCATGATGTTTCAGATATAGATTCAAGTAGTGTTAGTGCTAGACTTGAGTTCTACAGTTGTAAGTCAGTGGGATCAAGTCCTTTAGACAGCCCTTCTAGGATAGATTTTACTTCCTATAGAGTTGGGCGTCCTGTACAGCAGAGACAAGAGGAAAGCCCATTGTCTCAACATGACAGTCCTTTTGATCAACAAACTCTGGCTATTTTAAGACCCGACAAAGGGACTGAGGATCCAGAAATTCCTGATGATTACTCTGATGATGTGTCAATGTCGCCTAATCAATATTACAAGTCTCAAAAGCTATTGGACTTTGAAAGCAATGGCTCTATCTGGTTTCCTCCACCTCCCGAGGTCGAAAACGATGAGATGGAGAGCAATTTCTTTAcatatgatgatgatgatgatgatattgGGGACTCGGGTGCATTTTTCTCATACACTAGTAGCCTCTCTGGTATGTTTCCATCAAAGGACAAACATAATGAGGGTAACAAGGAGCCTCTCAGAGCTGTGATACATGGGCATTTTAGGGCTCTTGTATCCCAGCTTTTACAGGGGGAGAATATTAAAATCTGCAAGGAGGATGGTGGCGAGGACTGGCTTGACATAATTACTGCAATAGCATGGCAAGCTGCAAGTTTTGTGAAACCAGATACTAGCAGAGGAGGCAGTATGGATCCTGGTGATTATGTAAAGGTTAAATGTATAGCATCAGGAACTCCTAGTGATAG CACCCTTGTGAAGGGAGTAGTTtgtacaaaaaatataaagcatAAGCGCATGACTACACAATACAAAAACCCAAGATTACTTCTTTTAGGAGGAGCACTTGAATATCAAAGTGTTGTGAATCAGCTGGCATCTTTTAATACCTTGGTGCAACAG GAAAATGATCATATCAAGATGATTATGTCAAAGATAGAGGCTCTTCGCCCAAATGTTGTGCTAGTAGAGAAGAGTGTATCTCCATATGCCCAAGAATATCTATTGGCTAAGGAAATCTCTCTGGTGCTTAATGTGAAAAAGCCCTTACTGGAACGTATAGCTCGGTGTACTGGTGCATTTATCAGTGCatcaattgataaaatttcTACCGCACGATTGGGGCACTGTGAATTGTTCCGAGTAGAGAGAGTGTCTGAACAACACGAGACTGCCAATCAGTTCAACAAAAAGCCATCTAAAACATTGATGTTCTTTGAAGGATGTCCAAGGCGTTTAGGATGCACG GTCCTCCTGAGAGGTACATCACGCGAAGAACTAAAGAAGGTTAAGCATGTCGTTCAATATGCAGTTTTTGCAGCCTATCATTTGTCTTTAGAAACTTCCTTCCTTGCTGATGAGGGTGCAAGTCTTCCTAAGACGACTCTTAAGCACTCAATTGCTATACCAGAGAGGGCAACTGCTGATAATGCCATTTCACTTATCCCTCCTACTAATTGCCATGCCATAGCTGATGCTTCCACCCAAGATGAGGAACCTGTGGATCTCAAATCTGAGCATGTAGGATCCAAATCATTTAGCAATGTTTCTCCTCTATTTCCTGGTTCCATGGATTTAGCGAATACATGCTATAATGCTTTCCATGATGATTTAGTGTCTAATGTGGGATATGACTTGTTTACTACAAATCAATCTGAGGATCAAAATCTGCCAATGGTGCCTCCTGTTACGAAAGGCCTTGCAGCTGAAGACTTGCAAGATGTTATTGCTCAGGAGGAAAGGCGGCTTAGGGAGGCTCATGAATCTTCAAAATCAGAGAGGATTGATGAAGATGAAGTGTCTAGTGATTACTTCTCAGCAACTGACACACACCAGAGCATATTAGTCTCTTTTTCTAGCCGTTGTGTACTGAAAGGAACTGTATGTGAGCGTTCACGGCTCCTGCGCATAAAGTTTTATGGATCTTTTGACAAACCACTTGGAAGATATCTACGCGATGACCTCTTTGATCAG ACTTCTTACTGTAGGTCTTGTAAGGAGCCAGCTGAAGCACATGTACTATGTTATACTCACCAGCAGGGAAATCTTACAATCAATGTTAGATCCCTTTCATCTTTAAAGCTACCTGGGGAAAGAGATGGCAAGATATGGATGTGGCACCGATGCCTAAGGTGTGCTCATATAGATGGAGTTCCACCTGCAACTCGTAGAGTGGTTATGTCAGATGCTGCTTGGGGGCTTTCTTTTGGAAAGTTTTTGGAGCTGAGCTTTTCAAACCATGCAACTGCTAATCGCGTGGCTCCTTGTGGTCATTCATTGCAGAGGGACTGCCTTAGGTTCTATGG GTTTGGGAGCATGGTTGCATTCTTCCGCTATTCCCCAATTGATATCCTTAATGTTTATTTGCCTCCTCCAGTGCTTGAATTCAATGGCCATATTCAGCAAGAGTGGATAAAAAAAGAGGCAGCTGAG CTTTTGGGCAATATGGAAGCCTTCTATGCAGAAATTTCTGATGTGCTTGACAGCATGGAACAGAAGAGCAAGTCTTTTGGAAACGAACTATCAGATTTGAATGAGTTACAGAATCACATTGTGGAGCTGAAAGATCAacttagaaaagaaagaaatcattACAAT GGCATACTACAAGTATATATTGGAGGGAGTTCACAACTGGGTCAGACACCTTTAGACATTCTAGAACTTAATAGCCTGAGACGTGCTCTGCTAGTTGGTTCACATGTTTGGGATCGTCAGCTTTATTCATTGGATTCTCTCCTTAAGACAAATTCTGTTATCAAGGCTATTCATGGGGATGCATCTAATGCAAGGCTGAAAGAGTTGAGAAGTGATACTTGCAAAGATTGCAAACCTGAGAATGGTCATGTTGAAAATGCCTGTGGCTATGCAAAACAAGAAGACCCTGTTGGGAATGGCCTACTGTTAGAGCAGAATAAAAATAGTCTATCCTTTGAACAGTATATTGCTGAAGATTCTATGTCGACTTTGCATCATCATAACAGAGAGGAGGAAGCACATTCTGATGGGGAAATTACTGTAAATAGGACATGCTTTGATGACATACCCTCCAAAGCTTCCACTCTGTCTGATAGAATTGATTCTGCATGGACAGGTACTGACCAACTCCTAAACAAAATTCAACCTCCATCTGCGTCTCAGATTGATGGATTTCAAGTTGGGCCTGTTAAGCAGATGAGTATGTGTGATAATCATCCTCTTAAGAAGATGCTAGCACCAGTAAGAGTTAATTCTTTCGACTCTGCACTGAGAATACAAGAAAGAATCAGGAAAGGATTGCCTCCTTCTTCATTGTATTTGTCAACTCTCAAATCATTTCATGCATCTGGTGATTACAGGAGTATGGTGCGAGATCCTGTTTTAAATGCAATGAGGGCTTGCTCCCAAACATTGCCGCTGGAGGCCCAGAAATTGAATTTACTTCCCAGTTCTTCATCCTCTTTTATCTCCTCTGCATCTCATATGACGGGAGGAGCTAGGCTGTTGCTTCCTCCGAGGGGCCAAAATGATATTGCTATTGGCGTGTATGATAATGATCCTGCCAGCATAGTATCATATGCCCTTAGTTCCAAGGAATATGACGATTGGGTTGCTGATAAGTCAAATGAGAATCAAGGAAGCTGGGGTATGAATGAGCACTACAAGGAAGAATCTGCAACTTCGACATTGTCGACCTGGCAATCTTTTGGTTCACTGGACATGGACTATATCCGATATGGAAGTTATGGGTCTGAAGATCCTTCATCATCCATTGGTACTCTGTTTATGGATTCCAAAAGATCACCACATTTAGCAATATCTTTTGGTGATGATTCTTCAACTGCTGCAGGGAAAGTAAAATTTTCTGTCACTTGTTATTTTGCTAAGCAATTTGATTCTCTTAGGAAGAAATGCTGCCCCAATGAAGTGGATTTTGTACGTTCCTTGAGTCGCTGTCAAAGATGGAGTGCCCAAGGAGGAAAAAGCAATGTGTATTTTGCCAAGTCGTTGGATGAGAGATTCATTATAAAACAAGTGAAAAAGACTGAGTTGGACTCTTTTGAGGAATTTGCTTCAGAAtacttcaaatacttaacaGATTCTCTTAGCTCAAGAAGTCCAACTTGCCTTGCAAAAGTTCTTGGTATTTATCAG GTTACTGTAAAGCACTTAAAAGGTGGCAAGGAAATGAAAATGGATGTAATGGTAATGgaaaatctcttctttaagagaAGTATTGCAAGGGTCTACGATCTCAAGGGTTCTGCCCGATCCCGCTACAACCCAGATACAACTGGGGAAAACAAAGTATTGTTAGATATGAATCTGGTAGAAACACTGCGTACAGAACCAATATTTCTTGGAAGCAAGGCGAAGAGAAGCCTAGAGAGAGCTATATGGAATGATACTAATTTCTTGGCG TCGGTTGATGTTATGGACTACTCTTTGCTGGTTGGGGTGGACCATGAGAGAAAGGAGCTGGTATTAGGTATCATTGATTTCATGAGACAGTACACATGGGACAAGCATTTAGAGACATGGGTTAAGGCATCTGGAATCCTTGGAGGTCCGAAAAATGCTTCCCCGACAATTGTTTCTCCGATACAATACAAGAAAAGATTCAGAAAAGCAATGACTTCATATTTTCTTACTGTTCCTGATCAATGGTCTTCATGA
- the LOC8277358 gene encoding U-box domain-containing protein 11, with protein MEAAPAGGCGGGGLRGDHALLLKLVGEIVGISAGNGINGCDELVFRKDCTDLVRKISLLTHLLEEMRDFNKVLLDDESGPLDLPSSNGNWCSDLFSALQAAKRLLLVAFTFKSSTAHNSDGATKKFAVQFQFVTRKLEKALANIPYDQFDISEEVQEQVGLVRSQLRRATERYGSLNSRTASFALAELNKEVNNIQKGNRLTRGGPNENSGSINHEGTERLNVVSVSSEAKRHTVDQVVSESKEVGGNKKDCLANKNMEDLKKPDAPAIPDDFLCPIALEIMRDPVIVATGQTYERSYIQRWIDTGNTTCPKTQQKLEHLTLTPNYVLRSVITQWCAQHNIEQPSALANGRIKKSDGSFRDVSGDIAAIQALVRKLSSRSVEERRAAVSEIRSLSKRSTDNRILIAEAGAIPVLVNLLTAEDVPIQENSVTAILNLSIYESNKGLIMLAGAVPSIVQILRAGSVEARENAAATLFSLSLGDENKIIIGASGAIPALVELLENGSPRGKKDAATALFNLCIYQGNKGRAVRAGIIPALLKMLTDSRNCMADEALTILSVLASNQDAKAAIVKASTIPVLIDLLRTGQPRNKENAAAILLSLCKRDPENLACISRLGAVIPLMELTKSGTERGKRKATSLLEHLRKLQQR; from the exons ATGGAAGCAGCACCAGCTGGCGGTTGCGGCGGCGGCGGTTTAAGAGGCGACCACGCATTGCTGCTCAAACTGGTCGGAGAGATTGTAGGGATATCAGCTGGAAATGGAATCAATGGCTGTGATGAATTGGTGTTTAGGAAGGATTGTACGGATCTGGTGAGGAAGATATCTCTATTGACGCATTTACTTGAGGAGATGAGAGATTTTAACAAGGTCCTTCTTGATGATGAATCTGGACCCTTGGATTTGCCATCGTCTAATGGGAATTGGTGCTCCGATCTTTTCAGTGCTTTACAGGCTGCTAAGCGTCTTCTATTGGTTGCTTTCACTTTTAAATCTAGTACTGCTCACAATTCT GATGGAGCCACCAAGAAATTTGCTGTTCAATTCCAATTTGTGACACGGAAACTGGAAAAGGCTTTGGCTAACATACCATATGATCAGTTCGACATCTCAGAGGAAGTACAAGAACAG GTCGGACTCGTAAGATCTCAGTTGCGAAGGGCCACAGAAAGATATGGGTCACTAAACTCAAGAACTGCGTCTTTTGCCTTGGCAGAGCTGAATAAAGAAGTTAATAACATACAGAAGGGGAACAGGTTAACTAGAGGTGGACCTAATGAGAACAGTGGTAGTATTAATCATGAAGGTACAGAGAGGCTGAATGTTGTTTCAGTCAGTAGCGAGGCAAAACGCCATACTGTGGATCAGGTTGTCAGTGAATCAAAGGAAGTTGGTGGCAACAAGAAGGATTGTTTGGCCAACAAGAATATGGAAGACTTAAAGAAGCCTGATGCACCTGCCATCCCTGATGATTTTCTGTGCCCCATTGCTTTAGAAATAATGAGAGATCCTGTTATCGTTGCCACAGGACAG ACATATGAGAGGTCTTACATTCAAAGATGGATAGATACTGGCAACACAACATGTCCAAAAACTCAGCAGAAACTTGAACACTTGACACTGACTCCAAATTATGTTCTGAGAAGTGTAATAACTCAGTGGTGCGCTCAGCACAATATTGAGCAGCCAAGCGCGTTAGCAAATGGGAGAATAAAAAAGAGTGATGGATCTTTTCGTGATGTAAGTGGCGATATAGCAGCCATTCAGGCGCTTGTCCGCAAGCTTTCAAGTCGGTCTGTGGAGGAGCGCAGAGCAGCTGTATCCGAAATTCGTTCACTATCAAAAAGAAGCACAGACAATCGGATACTAATAGCAGAAGCAGGAGCTATTCCTGTTCTAGTCAACCTTTTAACTGCTGAAGACGTGCCGATACAAGAAAATTCAGTTACTGCGATTCTTAACCTCTCAATTTATGAAAGTAACAAGGGACTAATAATGCTAGCTGGTGCGGTTCCTTCCATTGTCCAAATTCTCAGGGCTGGGAGTGTTGAAGCAAGAGAGAACGCAGCAGCAACACTCTTTAGCTTGTCGCTCGGGGATgagaacaaaataataataggtGCATCAGGGGCAATACCTGCTTTGGTAGAATTACTTGAAAATGGAAGTCCTAGAGGGAAGAAAGATGCTGCAACAGCCTTGTTCAATCTGTGCATTTATCAAGGGAACAAGGGCAGGGCTGTTAGGGCCGGAATAATTCCAGCATTATTAAAGATGCTTACAGACTCAAGAAACTGTATGGCTGATGAGGCTCTAACCATTCTTTCTGTTCTAGCTAGTAACCAAGATGCGAAGGCTGCCATAGTAAAGGCTAGCACTATACCTGTTCTAATAGATCTGTTGAGAACAGGTCAGCCGCGCAACAAAGAGAACGCAGCAGCCATTTTGCTTTCATTGTGCAAGAGAGATCCTGAGAATCTCGCATGCATAAGTAGGCTGGGTGCTGTCATACCTTTGATGGAGCTTACTAAAAGCGGCACTGAGAGGGGAAAGCGAAAGGCTACTTCATTGTTGGAGCATCTTCGGAAGCTACAGCAACGCTAG